CTGTTCTCGTATTAATCTTCTAAACCACTGCCTTTCGTTTCAAGAATTCCTCATCCGGTGAAGGAGTATAACTGGCTTTCTGCATTTCATTTTCTCTGCTCATAAATAGTTCAAATCCGAAGATTTTTTCAAAAGTTTTATTGATTGCATAAAAGGCAAAGTCCTTATCAACGACTGTATGTTCTTCTTTAATACAATAACGGTTGATTAAGTCAACAAGATATTGAAAATCAGGATCACCCTGGACAAAGCCATCAATTTGGCCGTTTATATTTGAAAAACTGACCTGGTACTTAAAAGGATCAGCGATAGTCTGCTTTTCAGATGGATTTCTGTTAATCAGATCCTGCAGAACGGTGATGTGGAGATCCCATTCATACCAGAAATGAGTCCATTTGGACGATTCATTATATGGGTTCTTGGCGTGGAATTTACAAAAGAAGTCACAAAGAAAATGAGCAACGACTCCCAGAGCGACAGACCGATCCCAGTCGCTGAGGGAAGTATCTTTTACTGTATAAACCTGATTACAAAACAAATCATAGATGTGAGAAAATTGGTGTTTCAGAAAAAGCATTTTTGTAATATCGGGCTTAACATTGCCATATACGAATGCGGACTTGATGATTTGAAAACTATCAAACTCCTGTTTATTCAACTGCTCATACAAAAACTGGCCAATATGTATATGGGTTGCAAAAAACATAGTCTTCACCTCCATAACAAGTCTAGCATTCTGCTGTAAAAAAAGATTTCTATTAATGTTAGAATTGGATAAAGTTTTGTTAAATTTCAGAGGAATTAATCTGCAAAATATTAATTTAATAAACTAGGGTTACATAAGCATTTAAACAAAAGAAGAAAGGAGCTAAACATTTGTTTTAGTCCTTTCTTCTTTATGCAATTGTTGGTGTTTTAATAAGTACTACTGATTTTCTTCCAGTACCTGCCAGGAAAGCAGAAGGTAGAGCAGTTCATGATTAGATTCTAAATCAATATCAAACAGTTTTTTCATCCGTTCCAGGCGAGTCAGCAGCGAGCTGCGATGAATATGTAAGGTTTTTGCCGTTAGAGAGGCGTTGAGACGGCATTGAAAATAAATAGACAAGGTCTGATAGTATTCAGTGTGCTTACGGTCATCGTAGGCTTTAAGTTCAAGTAGCTTAGGATTGCAAATCTGCTGATCATTAAAGTGGCCGGTGCAATTTTTGAGCATTTGATAATAAGCGAAATCATCAAAATAATGAATCCAGGCTGTTGAAGCATGAATCTTTCCTGTTTCAAGGGCAATTTTTGTTTGCTGATAAGCTGTTTTTAAACCATTGATATCGTCAAAAATTCGGCTTAGCCCAGCAATCAATAGACTTTCTCGCAGAAATAAAGGAAGCTGCTGGTAAAAATCATTTTTACAGGATTGTTTGTATAAATTGAGGTTAATTAATAGTAATAGTTTTTCATCAAAAAAAAGCGAGATGCATCCCGGCCATTGGGATTCGATTTCAAAACCTAAGAATTCGCTGTAAATATTCATTGTATAAGATGCTTTTGAAGAAAACTGGAGCAGCTGCAGTGAATCGGCCTTCTTCCAGCCGTTTTCCAAGGCAATTCGTTCCCATTGGCCGATTGGATTTTGTAAGTCATTCAGTAGATTGATTAGCGGCTCCCGCATATTGTTCAAAACAATATATTTAATATCCAAAGACTGATATTTTTCAAAAAGCAAGTTACTATAATAATATAAGTGTTCCAGAATAGAACGGATATAGGCTTTCAAAAATTCATCTCGACCAGTTACCAGCATAATAATGAGTCGTCCGGCATAGGTGTTCTGGTTAAAAAAGTTGCGGCATAACATTTGGTCTGTTCCATCAGGAGTGATAGCCTCATAAAGAAAAATATCACGTTCGTCATAAAGGGCCTGAAATTTCTGATCAGAAATAAAATCGTTGACCGCATCGATGGGCATATTGTAGTGTTCATCAATGACCGTGTCATCAAAAAGTTCTTCGCAGGCCTTTGAAAAGGCAGCATAGTGAAATTTATGATCGACCAGCATAATCCACTCATCTAAAACCTGTTCACAGCTGTTAATCTGATCCTGGTAATTGCCGTTTTCAAAGACCGACTTCTGAAGGTGGGCATCCCAGTGATCAAACAGATTGAATATCTTTTGCAGTGTATTAAAAAGCGTATGCATTGAGAGTTTGGTGTCGATAAGAAGGATCGTAGCGTCAATATGTGTCAGGTCGAAAAGTGGTGGCTGAGTAAGAATGAACAGTGATTTAGCCGGTAATTGGTCGTTAAAATCCTTGGAATCGACCAGAAGCGTTAAATTAGAATCTTCAATAGCTGGTTCCCAAAAAACTGGTCGAGAATAACTTGAATTTTGACTGCTTTTTTTTAGGTAGCGCAGAGAAAATTTCTTTTGCAGCTGGTAGTAGATGATATCCTGAGACAGATTCATAGCGGAGCCTTTCTATAAAAATTGAATTTTGTATAAACAGGTTATAATTAGTTTGGCGGACCGAGTAATGACTGTTGAGCTTTAGTATTCATTTTAGGTCAGTGGTTTTTAATATGCAAGCGAAATTTTCAAAAGACCTACAATGTGTAGGATAAGTTAAGAAAAAAAACTGCTATTGTGCTGTATATACATTTCGTAAAAATATCGATATAATTAGAAAAAATTACAATGAAAATGATTACGGAGGTATAGAAATGCTTACACCACGAGAGAATTTTTTAATGGCTACTGTTGAACATAAGAAACCAGAATGGGTTCCCAACGAAATGAGTGATGTAATATTGGTTGGAGGATCTTTTGAAGTTTTTGAGAATGGCCCGCTAGGAGGAGGACTTGATGGCTTTGGAGTGACCTGGCATGCGACTGAATCGGCTGGCGGACAACCGGTTCCAGGTGGGAAGCCAGTTCTTGAAGATGTAACGGCCTGGGAAGATCTGGTGACTTTCCCCGAGCTTGATGCCGTTGACTGGGAAGGCAGTGCGGCTATGCAGTTTGGGATTATGGGGGCAGACCGCGATCAACGTGTCGTTGAATATGGTATTTGGAATGGACAGTTTTTAAGATTGACGCATCTGATGGGATTTGAGAACGCTTTGTGTGCCATGGTTGAGGAGCCCGAAGCCTGCCAGGCCTTATTTTCTGCAATCACTGATTATAAGATCAATTTGGTTGAACGAATTGCTAAACACTTTAAACCGGACATTATCACCAATTTTGATGATATTGCGACGGAAAAGAGTTTGTTTATGTCGCCGGTTACTTATCGTGAATTGATTAAACCTGAGCATAAACGCCTAAACGATGCCATTAAATCTTTGGATATCATTCCTTTTATCCATACCTGTGGCTGTGTTGAAGCGGTCATTCCAGATTATGTGGAAATTGGTACAGTTGGCTGGTCTTCGGCCCAGCCGATGAACGATATTGTAGGAATACAAAAAAAATATGGTTCGCAAATTTCAGTTATCGGCGGATACGATACGAATGGAAAACCAGGACTGGAAACAGCAACTCAGGAAGAAATGGATACAGAGGTCAAACGCTGTATGGAAACCTACGGACCGCAGGGCAGCTATGCCTTTATGGGCTTCAGACTGATGAGCGGAGCAGGTCCGGAAAGCTTTATGGAAGGCGTTATACCAATTAATGCTGCCGTGGAAAAGTATAAAAATTTATAATAGGCGGTGTATACATTATGTCTTTGTGACGCTAGAAATGTTCATGACAGTTAGGTGTTTAATGAACTTTATAAAAAGTAACTGGACGTTATACTCAGCTTCAGATTAGTATCCTAAGTGTCTAGTGTAAAATCCCCTAAATTCGATTTAAATAGGCTGGTATAAATATGAATAAGCTGGCACTATGGAAGGTCAAAGACTTTATATATTTCGCTCTTTGTATGCAAAGCGCCCGATTTTCATTTTGAAAACCGGGTGCTTTGATATTCAGGAGGCTTCACACGATCCGCAGTGAAGCGCTTTTAGCACTGCAATATTTTTCTATACTGTAAAAGATCAAACATAAATGCATTAAATCTTTTTTGTAGGCTTAATATAAATATTTCTTTTAGAGCCACTATCTGCTGAAAATATCCATTGTATTTTTATTAAAAAGATGTTATTCTATCAAAAGTCTGACTAATTTTAATAAATCTCGAAAGGAACTCATTTAACATGTCAAATCAATCAAACATTGCTAATCCAGCTCCTCTTGGTCTAATCGGTTTTGCCATGACCACAATTCTTTTAAATTTACACAATGCTGGATTTCTGCCACTTTCTATTGTTATCGTCTCAATGGGTATTACTATCGGTGGTATCTCTCAGATTATCGCTGGAATCATGGAATTTCTGAAAAACAATACCTTTGGTGCAACTGCTTTTACCGCGTATGGTTTCTTCTGGTTGTCACTGGTTATAATCTGGATAAATCCTTTTTCCACTATTGAAGCCGCTGATTCTTTAAGTTTAGGCTTTTATCTGGGACTCTGGGGACTATTCACTGTTTTTATGTTTTTTGGAACACTAAAACACAATCGGACTTCCCAATTCGTATTTGGTTCGCTTACAGCTTTATTTTTACTGCTGGCTGTCGCAAATTTTACTGAATCTTCGGCTGTACACGTTATTGCCGGATATGTTGGAATTTTCTGCGGTCTTTGTGCTTTCTACAATGCTGTCGCTCAGATTATTAACCAGGAATTCGGTAAAACCATTATGCCATTATAATTTTTTATAATAGCTTTAAGGGGGAGTCGGTAAACTGCCCACAAAAAATCAGTATGGTCCATAAGACCTATACTGATTTTTTTGATGCAAAAAAGATGGCTGCCGATTTCATTATTGCGTTCATAATTTAGAATTACTTTTCAAATAATATAAAAATTACAGTTTGAACAAATCTGTACTTAGGTATTTTTCACCGCGATCAGGGAAGATGACAACTATTAGACCAGAATCAATTTTCTTTGCTACCTCGGCGGCGGCAAACATGGCAGCACCGCTACTCATGCCGACAAAGATCCCTTCCTGTTTAACAATTTGTCGGGCATATTCGAAAGCAACCTCTGATTCAATCATGATATGCTCATCAATTTCTTCAGGCTGATACAAAGCTGGGACGATAGCTTCTTCCATGTTTTTAAGCCCCTGGATATAATGTCCAAGTTCAGGAAAGGCTTCGATAATTTTCACATCTGGATTATGTTTGCGCAGGCCCATGCCGATGCCCATAATGGTTCCGGAAGTCCCTAATGAAGAAACCAGGTGGGTCACTTTTCCCTCTGTCTGCTCCCAGATTTCTTCGGCTGTTGTCGTATAATGGGCCAGTTTATTGTACTGATTGCTGAATTGGTCAGGATTGAAGTAGCGGTCAGGATATTGCGCTGTCAGTTCCCGAACCTTACGAATTGCACCGTCGGTTCCTTCATCGGGTGATGTTAGGGTAACGGTAGCGCCAAAAGCCTGAATCATTTTTCGTCTTTCGATTGAGACGGCTTCGCTCATTACGATTTCTACCTGATAACCCTTAACGGCTCCAATCATAGCCAGACCAATGCCGGTATTACCGCTGGTTGGTTCAATGATAATTTTGTCTTTGGTTAACGTACCTTCTGCCTCAGCCTGTTCCAGCATTTTTAGAGCAATCCGGTCTTTAATACTGCCGGTAGGGTTGAAGCCCTCAACTTTGGCAAGAATTTCCACGTTGGGATTGGGGTTTAAATGATTAATGCGAACCATTGGTGTATTGCCGATGGTTTCTAAAATATTGTCATAAATTAACTTGTGCAATTTTTTGTCCTCTCTATTCAGGTATGGTGTATCTCCATTATAGTATAAAAACGCAGTGGAAAACAAGAGATTAAAATTTAGCATTGATATTACTTAGTCAGGATATCGATAATGAGTTCGATAAAATCACTTTGAAGCAAACTAGTATCAATTAGTATCATTATAATAGGGGAGGCATGGTTAAGGCTATTGTGATTTAGATAAGGGCGAATAACTTGTTATTTTCTAAATAGTATGATAGTATGAAAAACCCAAATGAAAAATAATGAATGGAGAACAATTAATGGAACAGTTACCTAATTGCCCAAAATGTAATTCTGAATATACTTATGAAGACGGTGTTTTGCTTATATGTCCGGAATGTGCACATGAATGGACTGTGGATTCTATGGCCGAAAAAGAAGTAACTATTAAAGATGCCAACGGAAATATTTTAAGCGATGGTGATACCGTTATTCTAATTAAAGATCTAAAAGTCAAAGGCAGTTCCCAGGACCTTAAAAAAGGAACAAAGGTCAAGAACATTCGCCTGGTTGATGGCGATCACAACATTGACTGCAAGATTGATGGCTTTGGCGCCATGTCTTTAAAATCGGAGTTTGTCAAGAAAGCCTAGCAGCTTCATTAAAAACTGTGATGATTCAATAATGAAAATTTTTGGAACACTATCAAATTATCATTTGTATTTTGCTGATTTGATAGTGTTTAGAAGGATATTTAAATATGAATATATCGCAAATAGAGTATTTCCTGGAAACAGCGAAATGTCTCAATATCTCCAAAGCGGCTCAAAACCTGTTTATTACTCAGCCAACCTTAGGCAGACAAATTTCAAAAATTGAAACTGAACTCAATACACTGTTATTTATCAGAAGTAATAAGGGCCTTACATTAACGCCAGCCGGAATTGTTTTATATGAAGAATTTTCGAAAATTATTGATGATTACGGTCAGGCGGTCAAAAAGGCCACGTTAGCCAGTCAGTGCATTGCTGGAGTACTAAATATTGGAATAGTGGATGGGCTGGAAATTAAAAGTTTTATCCCCCAAATGGTCACTTATTTTGAAATTAATCATCCCAACATTGAGATTATTTTTCACCGAAAAAGTTTTTTCGCTCTGCTGGAAGATTTAAATAATGGCAGGCTGGATGCTTCCATTTCTTTTGATTTTCATCTCAAAGAATATCCAGAACTTAAAACAATTTGGATTAAAAAAAATATTCCAGCTTTTATTGTGCCAATAAAAAACCCTTTGTCGAAAAAGGAAAAGCTTACTTTTTCAGATTTTAAAGATGAACCGCTGGCTATTGTCAGAAAAGAAGAATGTCCCAGTGGTGTGGAACTGGTGATTAACTCATTTCTTA
This genomic interval from Eubacteriaceae bacterium ES3 contains the following:
- a CDS encoding LysR family transcriptional regulator; the encoded protein is MNISQIEYFLETAKCLNISKAAQNLFITQPTLGRQISKIETELNTLLFIRSNKGLTLTPAGIVLYEEFSKIIDDYGQAVKKATLASQCIAGVLNIGIVDGLEIKSFIPQMVTYFEINHPNIEIIFHRKSFFALLEDLNNGRLDASISFDFHLKEYPELKTIWIKKNIPAFIVPIKNPLSKKEKLTFSDFKDEPLAIVRKEECPSGVELVINSFLKNAGFYPRLHFLESMADVLLWVESGMRCALLNTDMVLKHSDVVKIYPFELEERFSDIKGRKS
- a CDS encoding zinc dependent phospholipase C family protein — encoded protein: MFFATHIHIGQFLYEQLNKQEFDSFQIIKSAFVYGNVKPDITKMLFLKHQFSHIYDLFCNQVYTVKDTSLSDWDRSVALGVVAHFLCDFFCKFHAKNPYNESSKWTHFWYEWDLHITVLQDLINRNPSEKQTIADPFKYQVSFSNINGQIDGFVQGDPDFQYLVDLINRYCIKEEHTVVDKDFAFYAINKTFEKIFGFELFMSRENEMQKASYTPSPDEEFLKRKAVV
- a CDS encoding helix-turn-helix domain-containing protein yields the protein MNLSQDIIYYQLQKKFSLRYLKKSSQNSSYSRPVFWEPAIEDSNLTLLVDSKDFNDQLPAKSLFILTQPPLFDLTHIDATILLIDTKLSMHTLFNTLQKIFNLFDHWDAHLQKSVFENGNYQDQINSCEQVLDEWIMLVDHKFHYAAFSKACEELFDDTVIDEHYNMPIDAVNDFISDQKFQALYDERDIFLYEAITPDGTDQMLCRNFFNQNTYAGRLIIMLVTGRDEFLKAYIRSILEHLYYYSNLLFEKYQSLDIKYIVLNNMREPLINLLNDLQNPIGQWERIALENGWKKADSLQLLQFSSKASYTMNIYSEFLGFEIESQWPGCISLFFDEKLLLLINLNLYKQSCKNDFYQQLPLFLRESLLIAGLSRIFDDINGLKTAYQQTKIALETGKIHASTAWIHYFDDFAYYQMLKNCTGHFNDQQICNPKLLELKAYDDRKHTEYYQTLSIYFQCRLNASLTAKTLHIHRSSLLTRLERMKKLFDIDLESNHELLYLLLSWQVLEENQ
- a CDS encoding zinc ribbon domain-containing protein YjdM, with product MEQLPNCPKCNSEYTYEDGVLLICPECAHEWTVDSMAEKEVTIKDANGNILSDGDTVILIKDLKVKGSSQDLKKGTKVKNIRLVDGDHNIDCKIDGFGAMSLKSEFVKKA
- a CDS encoding uroporphyrinogen decarboxylase family protein, which encodes MLTPRENFLMATVEHKKPEWVPNEMSDVILVGGSFEVFENGPLGGGLDGFGVTWHATESAGGQPVPGGKPVLEDVTAWEDLVTFPELDAVDWEGSAAMQFGIMGADRDQRVVEYGIWNGQFLRLTHLMGFENALCAMVEEPEACQALFSAITDYKINLVERIAKHFKPDIITNFDDIATEKSLFMSPVTYRELIKPEHKRLNDAIKSLDIIPFIHTCGCVEAVIPDYVEIGTVGWSSAQPMNDIVGIQKKYGSQISVIGGYDTNGKPGLETATQEEMDTEVKRCMETYGPQGSYAFMGFRLMSGAGPESFMEGVIPINAAVEKYKNL
- a CDS encoding acetate uptake transporter, whose translation is MSNQSNIANPAPLGLIGFAMTTILLNLHNAGFLPLSIVIVSMGITIGGISQIIAGIMEFLKNNTFGATAFTAYGFFWLSLVIIWINPFSTIEAADSLSLGFYLGLWGLFTVFMFFGTLKHNRTSQFVFGSLTALFLLLAVANFTESSAVHVIAGYVGIFCGLCAFYNAVAQIINQEFGKTIMPL
- a CDS encoding cysteine synthase family protein produces the protein MYDNILETIGNTPMVRINHLNPNPNVEILAKVEGFNPTGSIKDRIALKMLEQAEAEGTLTKDKIIIEPTSGNTGIGLAMIGAVKGYQVEIVMSEAVSIERRKMIQAFGATVTLTSPDEGTDGAIRKVRELTAQYPDRYFNPDQFSNQYNKLAHYTTTAEEIWEQTEGKVTHLVSSLGTSGTIMGIGMGLRKHNPDVKIIEAFPELGHYIQGLKNMEEAIVPALYQPEEIDEHIMIESEVAFEYARQIVKQEGIFVGMSSGAAMFAAAEVAKKIDSGLIVVIFPDRGEKYLSTDLFKL